Proteins encoded in a region of the Haloarcula sp. CBA1129 genome:
- a CDS encoding ABC transporter permease, which produces MSAEQNPVKKFLGDVDTSIKNSEFADWYPISKKEFRDTVRSPWIWVLSLIFIVLFALPAVLGLYFNIGQQFAEAGASLTTDAYVRFALPIAAPLLPAVAIVIGYAAIARESERGSLKILLSLPYTRGELLAGKFVGRSAITLIPVTVGFLTTLLVLLPSEIEIAWESFLLFALATMAYGVVFTAFAIGLSAAMKTARRAMAASLGIYVYLQVFWSNLGAGLGNLLSDHANIGQVTQLHIELFVSLLSPIAAYRTLVQEVLQGSPIRSRLLLTSSPQVTCEEMLGGTLEVTQAGAECTNAALPPQYSTVAVIGYLLLWLVVPLVAGYYVFENKDL; this is translated from the coding sequence ATGAGCGCCGAACAGAACCCCGTCAAGAAGTTCCTCGGCGACGTCGACACGAGCATCAAGAACTCCGAGTTCGCCGACTGGTACCCCATCTCGAAAAAGGAGTTCCGTGACACGGTCCGCTCGCCGTGGATCTGGGTCCTCTCGCTCATCTTCATCGTGCTCTTCGCGCTCCCGGCGGTGCTGGGCCTGTATTTCAACATCGGCCAGCAGTTCGCCGAGGCCGGAGCGTCGCTGACGACGGACGCATACGTCCGCTTTGCGCTGCCGATTGCAGCACCGCTGCTTCCCGCTGTGGCAATCGTCATCGGCTACGCTGCAATCGCCCGTGAGAGTGAGCGTGGCTCTCTGAAAATACTGCTCTCGCTCCCATACACGCGCGGTGAACTACTCGCCGGCAAGTTCGTCGGCCGGAGCGCCATCACGCTTATCCCGGTCACGGTCGGGTTCCTGACAACCTTGCTAGTGTTGCTCCCGTCGGAGATCGAGATTGCGTGGGAGTCGTTCCTGCTGTTCGCGCTCGCCACGATGGCATACGGCGTCGTGTTCACGGCGTTCGCTATCGGCCTCTCAGCGGCGATGAAGACCGCTCGGCGGGCGATGGCGGCGTCGCTCGGAATCTACGTGTACCTGCAGGTGTTCTGGTCGAACCTCGGGGCAGGCCTCGGAAACCTGCTATCGGACCACGCGAACATCGGCCAAGTGACTCAACTTCACATCGAACTGTTCGTCTCGCTCCTGAGCCCCATCGCGGCGTACCGCACGCTCGTCCAAGAGGTATTACAGGGGTCGCCGATCCGCTCGCGGCTCCTCCTCACGTCGAGTCCGCAGGTGACGTGTGAGGAAATGCTGGGTGGCACACTCGAAGTAACGCAGGCCGGTGCCGAGTGTACCAACGCCGCCTTGCCGCCTCAGTACAGCACTGTCGCAGTTATCGGCTACCTGCTGCTGTGGCTGGTCGTCCCGCTGGTCGCCGGCTACTACGTCTTTGAGAACAAGGACCTGTAG
- a CDS encoding ABC transporter ATP-binding protein: MAAIELDGVTKQFGSLTALQGVDLTVEEGEIFGFLGPNGAGKSTTINILLDFVRATDGSATVLGHDIHEEPKKIRARTGVLPEGYDVYDRLTGRQHLSFVIESKDADADADELAERVGIADAIDRKAGGYSKGMQQRLVLAMALVGEPDLLILDEPTTGLDPNGARLMRELIREENERGATVFFSSHILGQVEAVCDTVGILQDGRLIAKDSVAGLREAAAGDTVLRVTLSDGDGTDAAVAAIEGLDEVSTVTADGTTLTVGCDSDAKMGVLNAVEESGSEVANFETEEASLDEVFAAYTEQQEEQAEVDA, encoded by the coding sequence ATGGCAGCGATAGAATTGGATGGCGTCACCAAGCAGTTCGGGAGCCTCACCGCACTGCAAGGGGTCGACCTCACCGTCGAGGAGGGCGAAATCTTCGGCTTCCTCGGCCCGAACGGGGCCGGGAAGTCGACGACTATCAATATCCTCCTTGATTTCGTCCGCGCGACCGACGGGTCGGCGACGGTGCTCGGCCACGACATCCACGAAGAACCGAAGAAAATCCGTGCCCGCACTGGAGTCCTCCCCGAAGGCTACGACGTGTACGACCGGCTCACCGGTCGTCAGCACCTCTCCTTTGTCATCGAATCGAAAGACGCCGACGCCGACGCCGACGAACTGGCCGAACGGGTCGGCATCGCCGACGCCATCGACCGCAAGGCCGGCGGCTACTCCAAGGGGATGCAACAGCGCCTCGTGCTGGCGATGGCGCTCGTCGGCGAACCCGATCTCCTCATTCTGGACGAGCCGACAACCGGACTGGACCCCAATGGGGCCCGGCTGATGCGGGAGCTCATCCGCGAGGAGAACGAACGCGGCGCGACCGTCTTCTTCTCCAGCCACATCCTCGGTCAGGTCGAGGCCGTCTGTGACACGGTCGGCATCCTTCAGGACGGCCGTCTCATCGCGAAAGACAGCGTCGCGGGGCTGCGCGAGGCCGCTGCCGGAGACACCGTCCTCCGTGTGACGCTTTCCGACGGCGACGGCACCGACGCCGCAGTCGCGGCTATCGAGGGGCTCGACGAGGTGTCGACCGTGACTGCGGACGGGACCACGCTCACCGTCGGCTGTGACAGCGACGCGAAGATGGGCGTTCTCAACGCTGTCGAGGAAAGCGGGAGCGAGGTCGCCAACTTCGAGACCGAGGAAGCTTCGCTCGATGAAGTGTTCGCCGCCTACACCGAGCAACAGGAAGAGCAGGCGGAGGTCGACGCATGA
- the ligA gene encoding NAD-dependent DNA ligase LigA: protein MTTAEDVAENPYLSDPRTAFEPIEDIDAETAREQADQLREALRYHDYRYYVENDPVIGDRAYDALFTRLQRLESAFDLDTDGSPTQRVGGEPLDELPDVEHVARMGSIDQGGEEADVREFDRRVRTSLDGDVQYFCEPKFDGLSVEVVYEDGVYQRAATRGDGAVGEDVTENVRTIASVPQRLRGEYPDFLAVRGEVYIPRDAFTAFNRERVERGEDPFANPRNAAAGTLRQLDPSVTAQRPLSVFFFGVLDASVDFESHSGIHERLPEWGLRVCDRTAVVDDIEEAISYRNDQQQARDDLDYEIDGVVIKVDDMDACEALGATSRAPRWAFAYKFPARKEETTVRDIVVQVGRTGRLTPVALMDPVEVGGVTVSRASLHNPSLIADLGVDVGDRIRIKRAGDVIPDVVEVLDDDDDGHFAFPDTCPACDSPVEHDGPMAFCTGGLTCPAQRERSVEHYASRDALDIEGLGEKAVQQLLDAGLVSDPADLYALTVADLTELEGWGETSARNLVTEMDAAREPPLADFLVALGIPEVGTVTARNLAQEFGTFEAILDVADEGDTDAFETVPDVGSTVARSIVEFFEGEGNRAVIDRLLDHVDPRAAEETGGDTLAGLTFVFTGSLDGYTRSDAQELVERNGGSATSSVSGNTDYLVLGDNPGQRKQDDAEENDVETLNEAEFEALLQETGVL from the coding sequence ATGACCACTGCCGAGGACGTCGCTGAGAATCCCTATCTCTCCGATCCACGGACTGCATTCGAGCCCATTGAGGACATCGACGCCGAAACCGCCCGCGAGCAAGCCGACCAGTTGCGGGAGGCGCTCCGCTACCACGACTACCGGTACTACGTCGAGAACGACCCGGTCATCGGCGACCGGGCCTACGACGCGCTGTTTACCCGGCTCCAGAGACTTGAATCGGCGTTCGACCTCGATACCGACGGCAGTCCGACCCAGCGCGTCGGCGGCGAGCCACTGGACGAACTCCCCGATGTCGAGCACGTCGCCCGGATGGGCTCTATCGATCAGGGTGGCGAGGAAGCGGATGTGCGGGAGTTCGATAGACGGGTTCGGACCAGCCTCGACGGCGACGTGCAGTACTTCTGCGAGCCGAAGTTCGACGGGCTCTCTGTCGAGGTCGTCTACGAGGACGGCGTCTACCAGCGGGCGGCGACCCGCGGCGACGGCGCGGTCGGCGAGGACGTGACCGAGAACGTCCGTACTATCGCCAGCGTCCCACAGCGCCTGCGCGGCGAGTACCCCGACTTTCTGGCCGTCCGCGGCGAGGTGTACATCCCGCGGGACGCCTTCACGGCGTTCAACCGCGAGCGCGTCGAGCGCGGCGAGGATCCGTTCGCGAATCCGCGCAACGCCGCCGCCGGGACGCTCCGCCAACTCGACCCGTCCGTGACCGCGCAGCGTCCCCTCTCCGTGTTCTTCTTCGGTGTCCTCGACGCCTCGGTCGACTTCGAGAGCCACAGCGGGATACACGAGCGACTCCCCGAGTGGGGACTGCGAGTCTGCGACCGAACTGCCGTCGTCGATGATATTGAGGAGGCCATCAGCTACCGAAACGACCAGCAGCAGGCCCGCGACGACCTCGATTACGAAATCGACGGTGTCGTCATCAAGGTCGACGACATGGACGCCTGCGAAGCACTGGGAGCGACCTCGCGGGCCCCACGCTGGGCCTTCGCCTACAAGTTCCCGGCCCGGAAAGAGGAGACGACAGTACGGGACATCGTCGTGCAGGTCGGTCGGACCGGCCGGCTCACCCCCGTTGCGCTCATGGACCCGGTCGAGGTCGGTGGCGTCACCGTCTCGCGGGCCTCACTGCACAACCCCTCGCTCATCGCCGACCTCGGCGTCGACGTGGGCGACCGCATCCGCATCAAGCGCGCCGGCGACGTCATCCCGGATGTCGTCGAAGTGCTCGACGATGACGACGACGGCCACTTCGCGTTCCCGGATACCTGTCCGGCCTGTGACAGTCCGGTCGAGCACGACGGCCCGATGGCCTTTTGCACCGGCGGCCTCACCTGCCCCGCCCAGCGCGAGCGCAGCGTCGAACACTACGCCAGCCGCGACGCACTGGACATCGAGGGCCTCGGCGAGAAGGCCGTCCAGCAACTCCTCGATGCCGGCCTCGTCTCGGACCCTGCGGACCTCTATGCACTCACCGTTGCGGACCTCACAGAACTGGAGGGATGGGGCGAGACCAGCGCCCGGAACCTCGTCACGGAGATGGATGCCGCCCGTGAGCCACCGCTCGCGGACTTCCTCGTCGCGCTGGGTATCCCCGAAGTGGGCACCGTCACCGCACGAAATCTCGCACAAGAGTTCGGCACGTTCGAGGCAATACTGGACGTCGCCGACGAGGGCGACACCGACGCGTTCGAGACCGTGCCTGACGTGGGATCGACCGTCGCGCGCTCCATCGTGGAGTTCTTCGAGGGCGAGGGGAACCGCGCCGTCATCGACCGCCTGCTCGACCACGTCGACCCACGGGCCGCCGAGGAGACGGGCGGCGACACTCTTGCGGGTCTGACATTCGTCTTCACTGGCTCACTCGACGGGTACACCCGCAGCGACGCACAGGAACTGGTCGAACGAAACGGCGGGTCGGCGACGAGTAGCGTCTCCGGCAACACGGACTATCTGGTACTCGGTGACAACCCCGGCCAGCGAAAACAGGACGACGCGGAAGAAAACGACGTTGAAACGCTCAACGAAGCCGAATTCGAGGCCCTACTCCAAGAGACGGGCGTGCTGTGA
- a CDS encoding transglutaminaseTgpA domain-containing protein: protein MVSDDSPFDDVSADRDSLRVLLTAVCVVAVVLATATLPILAPSGSQSPMESLVPLPQENPFGEAGGTSTGGSGGQLGALNPGSQTSVGGSLDSGDSPFQSQDTEPHFTVTSSEPAYWRTGAYETYTGTGWDGRAAPQAYEGPMAVDGMADTTVDYEVQLAKSATSLPTVWRPKSVSRDNVMVTEYGAVTSERPLPAGTTYSATSVTPPDDPAVLRTSGRDYPDAIESRYTNVPASTSAQVGPFTDRLTEDSGSPYESATAIEQWLEANKNYSLNVSQPPEDDVASEFIFQMDEGYCEYFATSMVVMLRSQDIPARYVVGYSTGEQTGQNQYTVRGMNAHAWVEVYFEGVGWVQFDPTPGRERLASEQQAMQNSSQGYSASESGSPDEEFAVGTPTDEPQTEAPTDGAGQESQSDATEGTEAGADGTGDGDGAGDSGDGGTVSQSGEYVIELNRTATPGAAVAATVTRDGAPVDGADVYFNGEPVGTTGPDGTVSGTVPYEDELTITVDSASDEAALAVPAVPRVSDRSFAVADPQAQQSTNASYELNTSASVTVTGEQVTGGEVTVTATVDGVPVRDGDVLLDGKQVATTDRQGRTAVTLPTEPGNVSIAVERDAVSGNTTVVLERLSVATSPTLPLSLPVAGQTVNATMGGDPATNATVAVGGEPTARTGAAGQVTVGLPFAASTEITVSKYGQTATTTIGGLFVNAAGVGVALGVLIAGTVVGARRRNVTPRTVWGWVRAARELAVGALVGVAVVADGLLGRVRTRLELTVTALRDLLAGHRSPAALLDALRAWVTARLSAAEDAATGAVATVSATASNGDDETSAARVTIREAWTRFLTHVSLRRYWTRTPGEIATHAIERDDLPPAAVRTVRDAFRAVEYGQRDPQEHVAAVEDAIRTIEAQATDDTDNTTEERP, encoded by the coding sequence GTGGTCTCCGACGACTCGCCGTTCGATGATGTATCGGCAGACCGGGACTCTCTCCGGGTCCTGCTCACTGCCGTGTGTGTTGTCGCCGTAGTGCTGGCGACGGCAACGCTCCCGATTCTCGCGCCTAGTGGGTCACAGAGCCCGATGGAGTCACTTGTGCCGCTCCCACAGGAGAACCCGTTCGGGGAGGCTGGGGGGACCTCGACCGGCGGCAGCGGGGGGCAACTCGGCGCGCTGAACCCGGGGAGCCAGACCAGTGTGGGCGGGTCGCTCGACAGCGGCGACAGCCCGTTCCAGTCACAGGACACGGAGCCACATTTCACTGTCACGAGTTCCGAACCGGCGTACTGGCGGACCGGCGCGTACGAAACCTACACCGGCACGGGGTGGGACGGGCGCGCGGCCCCGCAGGCCTACGAGGGGCCGATGGCGGTCGACGGGATGGCCGATACGACAGTCGATTACGAGGTGCAACTGGCCAAATCCGCCACGTCGCTGCCGACCGTCTGGCGGCCGAAATCGGTGTCCCGCGATAATGTGATGGTCACCGAGTACGGCGCGGTCACGTCCGAGCGGCCGCTGCCCGCCGGCACGACCTACAGCGCGACCAGCGTGACGCCCCCCGACGACCCGGCGGTGCTACGGACGAGCGGGCGCGACTACCCTGACGCCATCGAATCGCGCTATACGAACGTGCCGGCGTCGACCTCGGCGCAAGTAGGGCCGTTCACCGACCGGCTGACCGAGGACAGCGGCTCGCCCTACGAGTCGGCGACGGCTATCGAGCAGTGGCTGGAGGCGAACAAGAACTACTCGCTGAATGTCAGCCAGCCCCCCGAGGACGACGTGGCCTCGGAGTTCATCTTCCAGATGGACGAGGGGTACTGCGAGTACTTCGCTACATCGATGGTGGTGATGCTGCGGAGTCAGGATATCCCGGCGCGTTACGTCGTCGGCTACTCGACCGGCGAACAGACCGGCCAGAACCAGTACACTGTCCGCGGGATGAACGCCCACGCGTGGGTCGAGGTGTACTTCGAGGGCGTCGGCTGGGTGCAGTTCGATCCGACGCCGGGCCGGGAGCGTCTGGCGTCCGAACAGCAGGCGATGCAAAACAGTAGTCAGGGGTACAGCGCGTCGGAGTCCGGCAGCCCTGACGAGGAGTTCGCCGTCGGGACGCCGACGGACGAGCCACAGACCGAAGCCCCGACTGACGGGGCTGGGCAGGAGTCACAGAGCGATGCAACCGAGGGCACCGAGGCGGGTGCAGACGGGACCGGTGACGGCGACGGAGCCGGCGACTCGGGCGACGGCGGGACGGTCTCTCAGTCCGGCGAGTACGTTATCGAACTCAACCGGACGGCGACACCGGGCGCGGCGGTGGCGGCAACGGTGACCCGCGACGGCGCACCGGTCGACGGCGCGGACGTGTACTTCAACGGCGAGCCGGTCGGAACGACGGGGCCGGACGGCACCGTTTCAGGGACGGTCCCCTACGAAGACGAACTGACGATCACTGTCGACTCAGCGAGTGACGAAGCCGCCCTCGCTGTTCCAGCCGTCCCGCGTGTCAGCGACCGCTCGTTTGCTGTTGCCGACCCGCAGGCCCAGCAATCGACGAACGCGAGCTACGAACTGAACACCAGCGCGTCGGTGACCGTCACCGGCGAGCAGGTCACCGGCGGCGAGGTGACTGTCACCGCGACTGTTGACGGCGTGCCGGTACGGGACGGCGATGTGCTGCTCGATGGCAAGCAGGTGGCGACGACGGACCGCCAAGGCCGTACAGCGGTCACGCTCCCGACCGAGCCCGGCAACGTCTCGATTGCCGTCGAGCGAGACGCTGTCAGCGGGAACACGACCGTCGTGCTCGAACGGCTCTCCGTGGCAACGTCACCGACGCTGCCCCTGTCCCTGCCCGTGGCCGGCCAGACGGTGAACGCAACGATGGGCGGGGACCCGGCCACGAACGCCACAGTCGCAGTCGGCGGGGAGCCGACAGCACGGACCGGCGCGGCCGGGCAGGTGACGGTCGGTCTGCCGTTCGCGGCCAGTACCGAGATTACCGTCTCGAAGTACGGTCAGACGGCAACGACGACGATTGGCGGCCTGTTTGTCAACGCCGCGGGAGTCGGGGTTGCTCTCGGCGTCCTCATCGCTGGAACGGTCGTCGGCGCTCGTCGACGGAACGTCACGCCGAGGACAGTCTGGGGATGGGTGCGGGCCGCACGCGAACTCGCCGTCGGGGCGCTCGTCGGCGTCGCGGTGGTGGCCGATGGTCTGCTGGGCCGCGTCCGAACACGACTCGAACTCACTGTCACAGCGCTCCGGGACCTGCTCGCCGGCCACCGGTCGCCGGCGGCGTTGCTCGACGCATTGCGAGCGTGGGTCACTGCACGCCTTTCAGCGGCCGAAGACGCTGCCACCGGAGCGGTGGCGACCGTCTCAGCGACAGCATCGAACGGGGACGACGAAACGTCCGCAGCTCGGGTCACCATCCGCGAGGCGTGGACGCGCTTCCTGACCCACGTCTCGCTCCGGCGATACTGGACGCGGACGCCCGGGGAGATCGCGACCCACGCCATTGAACGGGACGACCTCCCGCCGGCCGCGGTTCGGACAGTCCGGGACGCCTTCCGGGCGGTTGAGTACGGCCAGCGGGACCCACAGGAGCACGTGGCGGCCGTCGAGGATGCGATTCGGACCATCGAGGCACAGGCAACCGACGACACTGACAACACGACGGAGGAGCGGCCCTGA
- a CDS encoding HalOD1 output domain-containing protein: protein MNVTRKQFDWSETRPSAAVTEYISAMTGREQTDFAPLYETVDPEALDSIIDSSHRSTPVSISFEYAGHSVTVRSDGELVIKAPSASIGR from the coding sequence ATGAATGTGACCAGAAAACAGTTCGACTGGAGTGAGACGCGACCGAGCGCAGCAGTGACTGAGTACATCTCCGCCATGACCGGTCGGGAACAGACTGATTTCGCGCCGCTGTACGAGACTGTGGACCCCGAAGCGCTCGACTCGATCATCGACTCTTCGCACCGCTCGACACCTGTCAGTATTTCATTTGAATATGCCGGTCACTCGGTCACTGTCCGAAGCGACGGCGAACTCGTCATCAAGGCACCAAGCGCCAGCATCGGCCGGTAG
- a CDS encoding PAS domain S-box protein, giving the protein MDLSRESVRVLHVDDNANVADTTAALLEHEDDRLCVETTTSVETAIERLSAEQFDCIVSDYDMPGQTGIEFLEAVRDRHPEHPFILYTGKGSEEIASDAISAGVTDYLQKGSDTERYALLANRIHNAVDAHRSQRKLDERTRRLESLISSLPGMVYRCLNTSGWPMETVEGEIEPLTGYTAADFETGAVTWGEDVLHPEDRDRMWEAVQEALAADGEFEVTYRIITADGTTKWMWERGHRVPRAADDPAALEGFITDVTDLREREQELRRYERMVNTMQESACIYDREGRFEVVNQHLASFYGTTRAELEGESSQLVPKIRSEHEGDPYQELIDGDRDELRGVVSGEFSGHGYEVLEYRLTPLEVDGQVTGVVAVTREVTEQRARETELAKQRSILKAQQEAVIDGILVADESRSITWYNDRFIDMWDIPQDIVERGDEAAVLEWAVEQLAEPEAVRAAVESLYDNPEMTSRDEIELADGRVFDRYTAPVVGEDGTHFGRLWTFRDITERKERERELARQNERLEEFVNVVSHDLRSPLQVAGSRLMLAQEECDSEHLESIDNAVRRMNDIVDDVLKLAREGVDIGETEPLDLRETADAAWRIAADNADDAELRYVADEKRNWTIEADSDRLSGLFENLLGNATEHAGPSVTVSVGHLDDRPGFYVADDGPGIPADERERVLEPGYSTADDGTGFGLRIAKQIAEAHGWEIRVTDSEDGGARFEIIGVDFLE; this is encoded by the coding sequence ATGGACCTCTCTCGTGAGTCGGTCCGCGTTCTCCACGTCGACGACAATGCCAACGTCGCCGACACGACCGCGGCGTTGCTGGAACACGAGGACGACCGGTTGTGCGTCGAGACGACGACGAGTGTCGAGACGGCGATTGAGCGACTCTCTGCGGAGCAGTTCGACTGCATCGTCTCGGACTACGACATGCCCGGACAGACCGGGATCGAGTTCCTTGAAGCCGTTCGCGACCGCCACCCGGAGCACCCGTTCATTCTCTACACCGGGAAAGGGTCCGAGGAAATCGCGAGCGATGCGATCTCTGCGGGCGTGACCGACTACCTCCAGAAGGGCTCGGACACCGAGCGGTACGCACTGCTCGCGAACCGGATCCACAACGCTGTCGACGCGCATCGGTCCCAGCGGAAGCTCGACGAGCGAACTCGCCGGCTAGAATCGCTCATCAGTAGCCTCCCGGGCATGGTCTATCGCTGTCTGAACACGTCGGGGTGGCCGATGGAGACCGTCGAAGGCGAAATCGAACCCCTCACCGGCTACACGGCGGCGGACTTCGAAACCGGGGCGGTGACTTGGGGCGAAGACGTACTCCATCCGGAGGACCGTGACCGGATGTGGGAGGCGGTCCAAGAGGCGCTCGCGGCCGACGGCGAGTTCGAGGTCACGTATCGGATTATCACTGCAGACGGCACCACAAAGTGGATGTGGGAACGCGGGCACCGGGTACCTAGAGCGGCTGATGATCCGGCCGCTCTGGAGGGGTTCATAACCGACGTCACCGACCTGCGGGAGCGAGAACAGGAGCTGCGACGGTACGAGCGGATGGTGAACACGATGCAGGAGTCGGCCTGTATCTACGACAGAGAGGGGCGATTCGAGGTCGTCAACCAGCATCTGGCCTCGTTCTACGGGACGACGAGAGCCGAGCTGGAAGGCGAGTCGAGCCAGCTCGTGCCCAAGATCCGGAGCGAGCACGAGGGGGACCCATACCAAGAGCTGATCGACGGCGACCGCGACGAACTTCGCGGGGTGGTGAGCGGCGAGTTTTCCGGCCACGGGTACGAGGTGCTGGAGTACCGCCTCACGCCGCTGGAAGTCGATGGGCAGGTCACGGGCGTGGTCGCCGTCACCCGCGAAGTGACGGAACAGCGGGCACGTGAGACGGAGCTCGCTAAACAGCGGTCGATTCTCAAGGCACAACAGGAGGCGGTGATCGACGGAATCCTCGTGGCCGACGAGAGCCGGTCCATCACTTGGTACAACGACCGTTTCATCGACATGTGGGACATCCCACAGGACATCGTCGAACGCGGCGACGAGGCGGCCGTGCTCGAGTGGGCGGTGGAACAACTCGCCGAGCCGGAGGCGGTCCGCGCGGCGGTCGAGTCCCTGTATGACAACCCCGAGATGACTTCCCGCGACGAAATCGAGCTCGCCGACGGCCGGGTGTTTGACCGCTACACGGCACCTGTCGTCGGCGAGGACGGAACACACTTCGGCCGGCTGTGGACCTTTCGGGATATCACCGAGCGCAAGGAGCGCGAACGGGAACTGGCCCGCCAGAACGAGCGTCTGGAAGAGTTCGTCAACGTCGTCTCTCACGACCTCCGGAGCCCGCTGCAAGTGGCCGGTAGCCGACTGATGCTCGCTCAGGAGGAGTGCGACAGCGAGCATCTGGAGTCAATCGACAATGCCGTCCGCCGGATGAACGATATCGTCGATGACGTCCTCAAACTGGCGCGGGAAGGGGTCGATATCGGGGAGACTGAGCCTCTCGACCTCCGTGAGACGGCCGACGCTGCTTGGCGGATTGCCGCGGACAACGCCGACGACGCGGAGCTCCGCTACGTGGCCGACGAGAAGCGGAACTGGACTATCGAGGCCGATAGCGACCGGCTGTCCGGGCTGTTCGAGAACCTCCTCGGAAACGCGACCGAACACGCCGGCCCGTCGGTAACCGTCTCGGTCGGCCATCTCGACGACAGACCCGGGTTCTACGTGGCTGACGACGGTCCGGGCATCCCCGCCGATGAGCGCGAGCGGGTGCTTGAGCCGGGCTACTCGACCGCTGACGACGGGACCGGCTTCGGGCTCCGGATCGCCAAACAAATCGCCGAGGCCCACGGGTGGGAGATCCGTGTTACCGACAGCGAAGATGGGGGTGCCCGGTTCGAGATCATCGGTGTCGACTTCCTCGAGTGA
- a CDS encoding right-handed parallel beta-helix repeat-containing protein — protein sequence MTVDRNSGSTGSQQSDWRATRRSVLSSIGAAAGIGLCSGTGQAQASTRLTGTGAVYFVTTGAGQSNGSANGNGNRTKYLVLDGGRGSVAFSTGGTADEAFQYAFDTMPDSGGTVIASADTFRFGGPATMGDNTTLTGQQGTRFVASQTGTDEDPAPSASQSNPLPAGHDLIRVRGDNAAVTDIEFDANGTQLNNQAIQADQCDGVYVARNRTVNGFQMALSFTRCTGVTVEHNEVVNPNWYGITSRAAPTGSGRDLRQSNDVVIAGNRVVGVKFNNIAPYNVSNFAVIGNVAVDGGHSLIACSPAQRGTIVGNVCRDLTEFAPDPGGEAGIEIEYKETHLREEVAGTPKARSADITVSGNQVDNCPVGVLARTVPADADDTDVRAEKRPYSFTITGNTVSNASAAGIRLRSGDAGVVATNTVRNAETAIDIDEEFTASIEQGLNVTR from the coding sequence ATGACTGTTGACAGAAATAGTGGTAGTACCGGGTCACAGCAGTCGGACTGGCGGGCGACACGTCGGTCCGTGCTGTCGAGTATCGGTGCCGCGGCGGGCATCGGACTGTGCAGCGGCACCGGGCAGGCACAGGCGAGCACTAGACTGACGGGGACAGGGGCAGTGTATTTCGTCACGACCGGAGCAGGCCAGTCGAACGGCAGTGCGAACGGAAACGGAAACAGGACGAAGTACCTAGTGCTCGATGGCGGCCGCGGCAGCGTCGCGTTCTCGACCGGCGGCACTGCCGACGAAGCATTTCAGTATGCCTTCGACACCATGCCGGACAGCGGCGGGACTGTTATCGCGAGCGCTGATACCTTCCGCTTTGGCGGGCCGGCGACGATGGGCGACAACACCACACTGACCGGACAGCAGGGAACCCGTTTCGTCGCATCGCAGACGGGGACGGACGAGGACCCCGCGCCGTCGGCGTCACAGTCGAACCCGCTGCCGGCCGGCCACGACCTCATCCGCGTGCGCGGTGACAACGCCGCCGTCACCGACATCGAGTTCGACGCCAACGGGACCCAACTGAACAATCAGGCCATTCAGGCAGATCAGTGCGACGGCGTCTACGTCGCCCGCAACCGGACGGTGAACGGCTTCCAGATGGCGCTGTCGTTCACACGGTGTACGGGTGTGACGGTCGAACACAACGAGGTCGTCAACCCGAACTGGTACGGCATCACCAGCCGGGCCGCACCGACCGGCAGCGGCCGGGACCTGCGGCAGTCCAACGATGTAGTCATCGCCGGCAATCGCGTCGTCGGTGTGAAGTTCAACAACATCGCCCCGTACAACGTCTCGAACTTCGCCGTCATCGGGAACGTCGCCGTCGACGGCGGCCACAGCCTCATCGCCTGCTCGCCAGCTCAGCGCGGGACCATCGTCGGGAACGTCTGCCGGGACCTGACCGAATTCGCGCCCGACCCCGGCGGCGAGGCGGGCATCGAAATCGAGTACAAGGAGACACATCTTCGGGAGGAGGTAGCCGGGACTCCCAAAGCCCGGTCGGCCGACATCACGGTCTCGGGCAATCAGGTCGACAACTGTCCGGTCGGCGTCCTCGCGCGAACCGTTCCGGCAGACGCGGATGACACCGACGTACGAGCCGAGAAGCGTCCGTACAGTTTCACCATCACGGGGAACACGGTCAGCAACGCATCGGCGGCCGGCATCCGACTCCGTTCGGGCGACGCGGGCGTGGTCGCGACGAACACGGTTCGGAACGCCGAGACCGCAATCGACATCGACGAGGAGTTCACCGCGAGCATCGAGCAGGGACTGAACGTGACCCGGTAA